The following proteins come from a genomic window of Malus sylvestris chromosome 4, drMalSylv7.2, whole genome shotgun sequence:
- the LOC126617960 gene encoding uncharacterized protein LOC126617960 isoform X2, with protein sequence MSSKERKKAALYEKLLQLRAATNSSALNKTSIIVDASKYIEELKRKVDGMRQGVGTSQNSIAQNPLPAVTVETLEKGFQIHVLSEKNCPGLLVSILEAFEELGLDVLDARVSCSDTFQLEAVGEAADSIDAQAVKEAVLQAIQTWSTSSEQD encoded by the exons ATGAGTTCCAAGGAACGAAAGAAAGCAGCTCTGTATGAGAAATTGTTGCAACTTCGTGCTGCCACTAATTCCAGTGCT CTGAACAAAACTTCAATTATCGTTGATGCATCCAAGTATATCGAGGAGTTGAAGCGCAAAGTGGACGGAATGAGACAAGGCGTTGGAACTTCCCAGAATTCAATTGCCCAAAATCCATTACCCGCG GTTACAGTTGAAACCCTAGAAAAGGGTTTCCAAATTCATGTGTTGTCGGAAAAGAATTGCCCGGGTTTGCTCGTCTCCATTCTCGAAGCCTTTGAGGAGCTCGGCCTCGATGTGCTGGATGCTAGGGTTTCTTGTTCAGACACTTTCCAACTAGAAGCTGTTGGAGAA GCGGCGGATAGCATAGATGCTCAGGCGGTGAAAGAAGCAGTCTTGCAAGCTATTCAAACTTGGAGCACAAGCAGTGAGCAAGATTAA
- the LOC126617960 gene encoding transcription factor SCREAM2-like isoform X1, with translation MSSKERKKAALYEKLLQLRAATNSSALNKTSIIVDASKYIEELKRKVDGMRQGVGTSQNSIAQNPLPAQVTVETLEKGFQIHVLSEKNCPGLLVSILEAFEELGLDVLDARVSCSDTFQLEAVGEAADSIDAQAVKEAVLQAIQTWSTSSEQD, from the exons ATGAGTTCCAAGGAACGAAAGAAAGCAGCTCTGTATGAGAAATTGTTGCAACTTCGTGCTGCCACTAATTCCAGTGCT CTGAACAAAACTTCAATTATCGTTGATGCATCCAAGTATATCGAGGAGTTGAAGCGCAAAGTGGACGGAATGAGACAAGGCGTTGGAACTTCCCAGAATTCAATTGCCCAAAATCCATTACCCGCG CAGGTTACAGTTGAAACCCTAGAAAAGGGTTTCCAAATTCATGTGTTGTCGGAAAAGAATTGCCCGGGTTTGCTCGTCTCCATTCTCGAAGCCTTTGAGGAGCTCGGCCTCGATGTGCTGGATGCTAGGGTTTCTTGTTCAGACACTTTCCAACTAGAAGCTGTTGGAGAA GCGGCGGATAGCATAGATGCTCAGGCGGTGAAAGAAGCAGTCTTGCAAGCTATTCAAACTTGGAGCACAAGCAGTGAGCAAGATTAA
- the LOC126617960 gene encoding uncharacterized protein LOC126617960 isoform X3: MRNCCNFVLPLIPLNKTSIIVDASKYIEELKRKVDGMRQGVGTSQNSIAQNPLPAQVTVETLEKGFQIHVLSEKNCPGLLVSILEAFEELGLDVLDARVSCSDTFQLEAVGEAADSIDAQAVKEAVLQAIQTWSTSSEQD; encoded by the exons ATGAGAAATTGTTGCAACTTCGTGCTGCCACTAATTCCA CTGAACAAAACTTCAATTATCGTTGATGCATCCAAGTATATCGAGGAGTTGAAGCGCAAAGTGGACGGAATGAGACAAGGCGTTGGAACTTCCCAGAATTCAATTGCCCAAAATCCATTACCCGCG CAGGTTACAGTTGAAACCCTAGAAAAGGGTTTCCAAATTCATGTGTTGTCGGAAAAGAATTGCCCGGGTTTGCTCGTCTCCATTCTCGAAGCCTTTGAGGAGCTCGGCCTCGATGTGCTGGATGCTAGGGTTTCTTGTTCAGACACTTTCCAACTAGAAGCTGTTGGAGAA GCGGCGGATAGCATAGATGCTCAGGCGGTGAAAGAAGCAGTCTTGCAAGCTATTCAAACTTGGAGCACAAGCAGTGAGCAAGATTAA